One window of Prionailurus bengalensis isolate Pbe53 chromosome B1, Fcat_Pben_1.1_paternal_pri, whole genome shotgun sequence genomic DNA carries:
- the SFRP2 gene encoding secreted frizzled-related protein 2 gives MPQGPGSLLLLVLASHCCLGSARGLFFGQPDFSYKRSNCKPIPANLQLCHGIEYQNMRLPNLLGHETMKEVLEQAGAWIPLVMKQCHPDTKKFLCSLFAPVCLDDLDETIQPCHSLCVQVKDRCAPVMSAFGFPWPDMLECDRFPQDNDLCIPLASSDHLLPATEEAPKVCEACKNKNEDDNDIMETLCKNDFALKIKVKEITYINRDTKIILETKSKTIYKLNGVSERDLKKSVLWLKDSLQCTCEEMNDINAPYLVMGQKLGGELVITSVKRWQKGQREFKRISRSIRKLQC, from the exons ATGCCGCAGGGCCCTGGCTCGCTGCTGCTGCTCGTCCTCGCCTCGCACTGCTGCTTGGGCTCCGCGCGCGGGCTCTTCTTCGGCCAGCCCGACTTCTCCTACAAGCGCAGCAACTGCAAGCCCATCCCGGCCAACCTGCAGCTGTGCCACGGCATAGAGTACCAGAACATGCGGCTGCCCAACCTGCTGGGCCACGAGACCATGAAGGAGGTGCTGGAGCAGGCGGGCGCCTGGATCCCGCTGGTCATGAAGCAgtgccacccagacaccaagAAGTTCCTGTGCTCGCTCTTCGCCCCGGTCTGCCTCGATGACCTGGACGAAACCATCCAACCGTGCCACTCTCTCTGCGTGCAGGTGAAGGACCGCTGCGCTCCAGTCATGTCCGCCTTCGGCTTCCCCTGGCCAGACATGCTCGAGTGCGACCGTTTCCCCCAGGACAACGACCTCTGCATCCCCCTCGCGAGCAGCGACCACCTCCTGCCGGCCACCGAGGAAG CTCCAAAGGTATGTGAAgcctgcaaaaataaaaatgaggatgaCAACGACATAATGGAAACTCTTTGTAAAAATGATTTTG cactgaaaataaaagtgaaggagATAACCTACATCAACAGAGATACCAAAATCATCCTGGAGACCAAGAGCAAGACCATTTACAAGCTGAATGGTGTGTCTGAAAGGGACCTGAAGAAGTCGGTGCTGTGGCTCAAAGACAGCTTGCAGTGCACCTGCGAGGAGATGAATGACATCAACGCGCCCTATCTGGTCATGGGACAGAAGCTGGGCGGGGAGCTGGTGATCACCTCAGTGAAGCGgtggcagaaggggcagagagagttcaAGCGCATCTCCCGCAGCATCCGCAAGCTGCAGTGCTAG